From a region of the Oncorhynchus masou masou isolate Uvic2021 unplaced genomic scaffold, UVic_Omas_1.1 unplaced_scaffold_1599, whole genome shotgun sequence genome:
- the LOC135531483 gene encoding NLR family CARD domain-containing protein 3-like, whose protein sequence is MSLSGKREEGPASKRRLSGEREEGGPASKRRLSGEREEGGPASKMCLSGEHDTKAKSPIQQERPASPVPSCVSMKSDQSMSPPISFREGDLSTEQRNQRERSESEILSGQSSQSHQTDLASIFSLLEENMMTFVKNELKRFKRILSPELPEGFESQKQDKEVVDPEDEQQESSAREGALKITLHILRKMNQKELADTLEKYELAVICQRELKSNRKKKFKCVFEGIAQQGNPTLLNKIYTELYITEGGTGEVNNEHELRQIETTTRKQARPETAIKCNDIFKPLTGQDKLIRTVLTKGVAGIGKTVSVQKFILDWAEGKANQDVQFVFSFPFRELNLMKGDKHTFIELLNHFSVETKQSKISNYNKYKVLFIFDGLDECRLPLDFQNNKICWDVTESTSVDVLLTNLIKGNLLPSALLWITTRPAAANKIPSVCVDQVTEVRGFNDPQKEEYFRKRFSDEDLASRIISHIKTSRSLHIMCHIPVFCWISATVLEHMMKHKREEIPKTLTEMYTHLVVFHTKQKNEKYLGKEETGPHWNKESILSLGKLAFQQLVKGNLIFYEEDLKEAGIDVNEASVYSGLCTQLFKEECGLYQDKVYCFVHLSIQEFLAAVHVFLSFINNNENLMDKLQTKDESAVTFYKSAVDKALQSETGNLDLFLRFLLGLSLESNQKHLRGLLTKTRSSSQSNEETVKYIKEKIGEDLSPERSINLFHCLNELNDRSLVEEIQSYLRSGSLSKPNLSPGQWSALVFVLLTSEKELDVFDLKKYSRSEEGLLRLLPVVKASRAVLLSGCGVTEEGCASLVSALESNPSHLRELDLSNNDLKDSGVKLLSAGLGNPHCKLETLRLSGCLVTEEGCASLVSALRSNPSHLRELDLSYNHPGDSGVRLLSAGLEDPHCRLEKLNVEHGGENRMKPGLRKYVCDLTLDPNTVNRHLSLSEENRKVTCRREEQPYPDHPERFEDCEQLLCREGLTGRCYWEVEWSGRRAAIGVTYKGISRRGRVKNCCLGWNDKSWSLYCSDNHYIAWHNNNPTTIDVPSSSSHRVGVYLDWPAGTLSFYRASSDTLTHLITFTSIFTEPLYAGFWVCDDSSVSL, encoded by the exons atgagtctctctgggaagagagaggagggacctgCCTCTAAAAggcgtctctctggggagagagaggaggggggacctGCCTCTAAAAggcgtctctctggggagagagaggaggggggccctgcctctaaaatgtGTCTCTCTGGGGAACATGACACCAAAGCTAAGAG cccaatccagcaggagagaccagcctcccctgttcccagctgtgtgtccatgaagagtgaccaGTCTATGAGTCCTCCTATATCCTTTAGAGAGGGAGACctttctactgaacaaag aaaccaacgggagagatcagagtcagagattctcagtggtcagtcttcccagagtcatcaaacagacctggcctccatattcagt TTGCTTGAAGAGAATATGATGACATTTGTGAAGAACGAGCTGAAGAGGTTCAAGAGGATTCTTAGTCCAGAACTCCCAGAAGGCTTTGAGAGTCAGAAGCAGGATAAGGAAGTGGTGGACCCTGAAGATGAGCAGCAGGAgagcagtgccagagagggggctctgaagatcacactgcacatcctgaggaaaatgaaccagaaggagcttgctgacacactggagaaat ATGAGCTTGCTGTGATTTGCCAACGTGAACTCAAATCTAATCGAAAGAAGAAGtttaaatgtgtatttgaggggatcgctcaacaaggaaacccaacacttctcaataagatctacacagagctctacatcacagagggtggaacaggagaggtcaataatgaacatgagctgagacagattgagacaacaaccaggaaacaagcaagaccagagactgcaatcaaatgtaacgacatcttcaaacccttaactggacaagacaaacttatcagaactgtgctgacaaagggagtcgctggcattggaaaaacagtctctgtgcagaagttcattctggactgggctgaaggaaaagctaatcaggatgtccaatttgtattttcattcccTTTCCGGGAGCTGAATTTGATGAAAGGGGACAAACACACTTTCATTGAACTTCTCAATCACTTCTCAGTGGAAACCAAACAATCAAAAATCTCCAACTACAACAAGTAcaaagttctgttcatctttgatggtctggatgagtgccgACTGCCCCTAGACTTCCAGAATAACAAGATCTGTTGGGACGTCACAGAGTCAACCTCAGTGGATGTTCTGCTGACAAATCTCATCAAGGgaaatctgcttccctctgctctcctctggataactacccgacctgcagcagccaataagatcccttcagtgtgtgttgaccaggtgacagaggtacgagggttcaatgacccacagaaggaggagtacttcaggaagagattcagtgatgaggacctggccagcagaatcatctcacacataaagacatcaaggagcctccacatcatgtgccacattccagtcttctgttggatttctgcaacagtccttgaacacatgatgaaacataagagagaagagattcccaagactctgactgagatgtacacacaccttgtggtgtttcacaccaaacagaagaatgaaaagtatcttgggaaagaagagacaggtccacactggaataaagagagcattctgtcactgggaaaactggcttttcaacagcttgtgaagggcaatctgattttctatgaagaagacctgaaagaggctggaattgatgtcaatgaagcctcagtgtactcaggattgtgcacacagctctttaaagaggaatgtgggctgtaccaggacaaggtgtactgctttgttcatctgagcattcaggagtttctggcTGCTGTACATGTGTTCCTCTCATTCATCAACAACAATGAGAATCTAATGGACAAACTGCAAACAAAAGACGAGTCTGCAGTTACTTTCTACAAGAGTGCTGTGGATAAAGCCTTACAAAGTGAGACGGGAAACCTGGACCTTTTCCTCCGCTTCCTTCTGGGCctctcactggagtccaatcagaagcacttacgaggtctactgacaaagacaagaagcagctcacagagcaatgaagaaacagtcaagtacATCAAGGAGAAGATCGGGGAGGATCTCTCTCCAGAGAGGagcatcaatctgttccactgtctgaatgaactgaatgaccgttctctagtggaggagatccaaAGCTACCTGAGATCAGGAAGTCTCTCAAAACCCAACCTGTCACCTGGACAGTGGtcagctctggtctttgtgttgctgacttcagaaaaggagctggatgtgtttgacctgaagaaatactccagatcagaggaaggtcttctgaggctgctgccagtggtcaaagcctccagAGCTGTTCT gctgtcaggctgtggagtcacagaggaaggctgtgcttctctggtctcagctctggagtcaaacccctcacacctgagagagctggacctgagtaacaacgacctgaaggattcaggagtgaagctgctctctgctggactggggaatccccactgtaaactggagactctgag gctgtcaggctgtctagtcacagaggaaggctgtgcttctctggtctcagctctgaggtcaaacccctcacacctgagagagctggacctgagctacaatcacccaggagactcaggagtcagactgctctctgctggactggaggatccacactgcagactggagaaactcaa tgtggaacatggtggagagaacagaatgaaacctggacttagaaaat atgtctgtgatctcacactggacccaaacacagtaaacagacacctctctctgtctgaggagaacagaaaggtgacatgtcggagagaggagcagccgtatcctgatcacccagagagatttgaggaCTGTGAACAGttgctgtgtagagagggtctgactgggcgctgttactgggaggtagagtggagtgggagaAGGGCTGCTAttggagtgacatataaaggaatcagcaggagaggaagggttaagaaCTGTTGTCTTGGATGGaatgacaagtcctggagtctGTACTGCTCTGACAACCATTACATTGCCTGGCACAATAATAATCCCACTACCATAGACGTCCCCTCCTCCAGCtcccacagagtaggagtgtatctggactggccagccggcactctgtccttctatagagcctcctctgacacactgacccacctgaTCACATTCACCTCCATATTCACTGAGCCCCTCTATGCAGGGTTTTGGGTTTGTGATGACTCCTCAGTGTCCCTGTAA